One window of Mauremys mutica isolate MM-2020 ecotype Southern chromosome 20, ASM2049712v1, whole genome shotgun sequence genomic DNA carries:
- the LOC123353489 gene encoding ras-related protein Rab-3D-like produces the protein MASANDTRQAQKDAADQNFDYMFKLLIIGNSSVGKTSFLFRYADDSFTSAFVSTVGIDFKVKTVYRNEKRVKLQIWDTAGQERYRTITTAYYRGAMGFLLMYDIANQDSFNAVQDWATQIKTYSWDNAQVILVGNKCDLEDDRVVATEDGKRLADELGFEFFEASAKDNINVKQVFERLVDIICEKMNESLDTNTTLVGNSKNGALTETPPPQSNSCSC, from the exons ATGGCCTCCGCCAACGACACCCGGCAGGCCCAGAAAGATGCCGCCGACCAGAACTTTGATTACATGTTCAAGCTGCTGATCATCGGGAACAGCAGCGTGGGGAAGACGTCCTTCCTGTTCCGCTACGCCGACGACTCCTTCACCTCGGCCTTCGTCAGCACTGTGGGCATCGACTTCAAGGTCAAGACGGTCTATAGGAACGAGAAGCGGGTCAAGCTGCAGATCTGG GACACCGCAGGGCAGGAGAGATACCGGACGATCACGACGGCTTATTACCGAGGAGCCATGGGCTTTCTGTTGATGTACGACATCGCCAACCAGGATTCCTTCAACGCCGTGCAGGACTG GGCGACCCAGATCAAGACCTACTCGTGGGATAACGCCCAGGTGATCCTGGTGGGGAACAAGTGTGACCTAGAAGACGACCGAGTGGTGGCCACAGAGGATGGCAAGCGGCTGGCAGATGAGCTAG ggTTTGAATTCTTCGAAGCCAGCGCCAAGGACAACATCAACGTCAAGCAGGTCTTTGAGCGCCTGGTGGACATTATCTGTGAGAAGATGAACGAGAGCCTGGACACCAACACCACCCTCGTCGGCAACAGCAAGAACGGGGCCCTGACCGAGACTCCACCCCCACAGTCCAACAGCTGCTCCTGCTAG